The following are from one region of the Siniperca chuatsi isolate FFG_IHB_CAS linkage group LG21, ASM2008510v1, whole genome shotgun sequence genome:
- the nat15 gene encoding N-alpha-acetyltransferase 60, which translates to MSDVVPPTALSEVQLRFLCHDDIENVKLLCGDWFPIEYPDSWYQDITSNKKFFSLAATFRGGIVGMIVAEIKGRTKVHKEDGDILASSFPVDTQVAYILSLGVVKEFRKHGIGSLLLDSLKEHISTTAQDHCKAIYLHVLTTNNTAIHFYENRDFRQHHYLPYYYSIRGVLKDGFTYVLYINGGHPPWTIFDYIQHIGSTLASLSPCSIPQRLYRQAQSLLRSLLPWSNIASKTGIQYSRTM; encoded by the exons atgaGTGACGTGGTGCCTCCCACAGCTCTCAGTGAAGTCCAGCTCCGCTTCCTCTGCCACGATGACATAGAGAATGTCAAGCTGCTCTGTGGTGATTGGTTCCCAATCGA GTACCCAGACTCATGGTATCAGGACATCACCTCCAACAAGAAGTTCTTCTCCCTCGCTGCCACCTTCAGAGGAGGCATCGTGGGAATGATTGTGGCCGAGATCAAAGGCCGGACCAAAGTGCACAAAGAG gatgGAGACATCCTGGCCTCCAGTTTCCCTGTGGACACACAGGTAGCCTACATCCTCAGCCTGGGAGTGGTCAAAGAGTTCAGGAAACATGGCATAG GCTCCCTACTGCTGGACAGTTTGAAGGAGCACATCTCAACGACAGCCCAGGACCATTGTAAGGCAATCTACCTACACGTCCTCACCACCAACAACACTGCCATCCACTTCTATGAGAACAGGGACTTCAGGCAGCACCATTACCTGCCCTACTACTACTCCATACGAGGCGTCCTCAAAGACGGATTCACATATGTACTCTACATCAATGGAGGTCATCCACCCTGGACAATATT TGACTATATCCAGCACATTGGTTCAACCCTGGCCAGCCTGAGCCCCTGCTCCATCCCTCAGAGGCTGTACAGACAGGCCCAGTCCCTGCTGCGCTCTCTGCTGCCCTGGTCCAACATCGCCTCCAAGACCGGCATACAGTACAGCAGAACAATGTGA
- the dnase1 gene encoding deoxyribonuclease-1 — MRLVCALGLFLALLHLSTSLLLGAFNIKSFGEKKSSNTTLMDIISTIVLRYDIILIQEVRDSDLTVTKKLMEHVNKGSPQFRYSHIISEPLGRSFYKERYLFLYREQTVSVAKNYTYDDGCEPCGTDIFSREPFVVMFSSKYTAVKNFALIPQHTSPDYAVKEVNALYDVVADVRTRWNTNDVVLLGDFNAGCNYVTGSEWQQIRLFTDKSFHWLITDEADTTVSHTNCPYDRVVVTADMMKGVVHGSAEVYDYMVDLNLSQSLALAVSDHFPVEVKLIGQAPTG; from the exons ATGCGTTTGGTGTGTGCTTTGGGTCTCTTTTTGGCCCTGCTGCATCTGTCTACCTCTCTGCTGCTGGGAGCCTTCAACATCAAGTCATTTGGAGAAAAGAAATCCTCCAACACGACTCTGATGGACATCATCAGCACG attgtCCTCCGCTATGACATCATTCTGATCCAGGAGGTCAGAGACAGCGATCTGACAGTAACCAAAAAGCTCATGGAGCATGTCAACAA aGGTTCTCCTCAGTTCAGGTACAGTCACATCATCAGTGAGCCGCTGGGTCGCAGCTTCTATAAGGAGAGATATCTCTTCCTctacag GGAGCAGACGGTGTCCGTGGCTAAAAACTACACCTACGATGATGGCTGTGAGCCCTGTGGGACAGACATCTTCAGCAGAGAGCCCTTCGTCGTCATGTTCTCCTCCAAATATACTG CCGTGAAGAACTTTGCTCTGATCCCCCAGCACACCTCTCCAGACTACGCTGTGAAGGAAGTGAACGCTCTCTACGACGTGGTGGCTGATGTCCGCACCCGCTGGAACACCAAT GACGTCGTGCTGCTGGGCGACTTCAACGCAGGCTGCAATTATGTAACAGGCTCCGAGTGGCAGCAGATCCGCCTCTTCACCGACAAGAGTTTCCACTGGCTGATCACCGACGAGGCCGACACCACAGTGTCACACACTAACTGCCCTTACGacag GGTTGTGGTCACTGCTGACATGATGAAGGGAGTGGTGCATGGCAGTGCTGAGGTCTACGACTACATGGTGGACTTGAATCTTAGCCAGAGTTTG gCATTGGCTGTCAGTGACCATTTCCCTGTGGAGGTGAAGCTGATTGGCCAGGCTCCTACTGGCTGA
- the LOC122869164 gene encoding enoyl-CoA delta isomerase 1, mitochondrial-like → MALRAALRNKCGLSSLLLSQRISCSSHGRVCVSPVLVTQRRNNSTSPKIKVDFDQSTGVAVMHMQSPPVNSLSLDFLTEFCIGVEKLEMDKSCRGLIITSSQPKVFSAGLDIMEMYGKSPERCGEFWRAVQEMWLKVYSSNMVTIAAINGSSPAGGCLMSITCDYRIMADNPRYSIGLNETQLGIVAPFWFKDTMMNTVGHRTTEIALELGLLYNPSEALKIGLVDQLVPEDQVLTTATQTMTKWLAIPDHARQITKSMMRKPTIDKLTSNREADIQHFVNFITKDSIQKSLRMYLESLKKRKG, encoded by the exons atggcatTGAGAGCTGCATTGAGGAACAAGTGCGGTTTATCaa GTCTTCTTCTTTCCCAGCGGATCTCCTGCAGCAGTCatggcagagtgtgtgtgtctcctgtcCTCGTCACTCAGCGGAGGAACAACTCCACCTCGCCTAAAATCAAAGTGGATTTTGACCAAAGCACAG gtGTGGCGGTGATGCACATGCAGAGTCCGCCGGTCAACAGCCTCAGTTTAGATTTCCTCACAGAGTTCTGCATCGGCGTAGAGAAGCTGGAGATGGATAAGAGCTGCCGAGGCCTCATCATCACCTCG AGCCAACCCAAGGTGTTCTCAGCTGGGCTGGACATCATGGAGATGTATGGCAAGAGTCCAGAGCGCTGCGGAGAGTTCTGGAGAGCAGTTCAGGAGATGTGGCTAAAAGTCTATAGCTCCAACATGGTCACTATAGCTGCAATCAAT GGTTCCAGTCCTGCAGGTGGCTGTCTGATGTCTATCACATGTGACTACAGGATAATGGCGGACAACCCTCGTTACAGCATCGGCCTTAATGAGACGCAGCTCGGCATCGTAGCACCTTTTTG GTTTAAGGACACCATGATGAACACAGTGGGCCACCGAACCACAGAGATAGCTCTGGAGTTGGGGCTGCTCTACAACCCTTCAGAGGCCCTGAAGATAGGACTGGTAGACCAGCTGGTACCTGAAGACCAGGTCCTCACCACAGCCACACAGACCATGACCAAGTGGTTGGCTATTCCAG ACCACGCCAGACAGATCACCAAGTCCATGATGAGGAAGCCAACCATCGACAAGCTCACATccaacagagaggcagacatcCAGCACTTTGTCAACTTCATCACCAAAGACTCCATTCAGAAATCGCTCCGCATGTATCTGGAGAGTCTTAAAAAGAGAAAGGGCTAG
- the LOC122869163 gene encoding enoyl-CoA delta isomerase 1, mitochondrial-like: MALRAAVRNKCGLSSLLLSQRISCSSHGRVCVSPVLVTQRRDNSTSPKIKVDFDQSTGVAVMHMQSPPVNNLSLDFLTEFCIGVEKLEMDKSCRGLIITSSQPKVFSAGLDIMEMYGSPERCGEFWRAVQEMWLKVYSSNMVTIAAINGSSPAGGCLMSIACDYRIMADNPRYRIGLNETQLGSVAPFWFKDTMMNTVGHRTTEIALELGLLYNPSEALKIGLVDQLVPEDQVLTTATQTMTKWLAIPDHARQITKSMMRKPTIDKLKSNREADIQHFVSFITKDSIKKSLRMYLESLKKEKPRGESETCSKQ, encoded by the exons atggcattGAGAGCTGCAGTGAGGAACAAGTGCGGCTTGTCaa gTCTTCTTCTTTCCCAGCGGATCTCCTGCAGCAGTCatggcagagtgtgtgtgtctcctgtcCTCGTCACTCAGCGGAGGGACAACTCCACCTCGCCTAAAATCAAAGTGGATTTTGACCAAAGCACAG gtGTGGCAGTGATGCACATGCAGAGTCCGCCCGTCAACAACCTCAGTTTAGATTTCCTCACAGAGTTCTGCATCGGCGTAGAGAAGCTGGAGATGGATAAGAGCTGCCGAGGCCTCATCATCACCTCG AGCCAACCCAAGGTGTTCTCAGCTGGGCTGGACATCATGGAGATGTACGGGAGTCCAGAGCGCTGCGGAGAGTTCTGGAGAGCAGTTCaggagatgtggctgaaagtcTATAGCTCTAACATGGTCACTATAGCTGCAATCAAT GGTTCCAGTCCTGCAGGTGGCTGTCTGATGTCTATCGCATGTGACTACAGGATAATGGCGGACAACCCTCGTTACAGAATCGGCCTTAATGAGACGCAGCTCGGCAGCGTAGCACCTTTTTG GTTTAAGGACACCATGATGAACACAGTGGGCCACCGAACCACAGAGATAGCTCTGGAGTTGGGGCTGCTCTACAACCCTTCAGAGGCCCTGAAGATAGGACTGGTAGACCAGCTGGTACCTGAAGACCAGGTCCTCACCACAGCCACACAGACCATGACCAAGTGGTTGGCTATTCCAG ACCACGCCAGACAGATCACAAAGTCCATGATGAGGAAGCCAACCATCGACAAGCTAAAATccaacagagaggcagacatcCAGCACTTTGTCAGCTTCATCACCAAAGACTCCATTAAGAAGTCGCTCCGCATGTATCTGGAGagtcttaaaaaagaaaagcctagaggagagagtgaaacGTGTAGTAAGCAATAG